DNA from Candidatus Poribacteria bacterium:
GAGACGGAGGTCTTCAGCCCGGCGGTGGTGCATGCCAGGAAGATGATCGAGCAGGGAAGTATCGGTCGGGTTTTGATGGTTCGATCGCGGGAGGGACACGCCGGACCGCATTCCCCGCATTTCTGGGACCCCAATCTAACGGGAGGCGGCGCGCTCAACGATATGGGATGTCACTGTATAGAGGCCGCCAGATATTTCATCGGCAAGGATGTCAAACCGGTCGAATGTATAGCTTGGGGCGACCTGCTCTATCATAAGGATAAGACCACCGCTGAGGATAACGCCGTGTTGCTCCTGAGGTTCGAGGGAGGACAGATGAGCGTGTCGGAGACCAGTTGGACAGCGCGCGGGGGATTGGATCTGAGAAACGAGGTCTACGGCACTGACGGGGTGATCTTCACAGATGTCACCCGGAGCACTCCTATGAGGGCATTCACGCTGAGAGGCAGCGGATATGTGGTGGAAAAGGGCGAGGCGGATATCGGATGGGTTTTCCCATGCGTCGACGAGGCCTGGATATACGGATATCATGAGGAAATGCACCATTTCGTCGAGTGCGTCGAAAAAGGGATCACCCCCAGGGAAACCTTCGAGGACGGTTACATCGTCAACGTCATACTCGATACGGCGTATAAGTCCATGAAGAGCAAAAAATGGGAGGAGATAAATCTGTAGGAGGAGATCGATAGATGT
Protein-coding regions in this window:
- a CDS encoding Gfo/Idh/MocA family oxidoreductase, which produces MVRLGFLGSGFVAEFYMQGLRDVPGAEVVINYSRTEGRAREFAEKWGIKRWTTRMEEVIEGDVDLVIIALPNHLHRDAAIMVAEAKKNVVCTKPLARNASEAKEMLDAVREAGVMHGYAETEVFSPAVVHARKMIEQGSIGRVLMVRSREGHAGPHSPHFWDPNLTGGGALNDMGCHCIEAARYFIGKDVKPVECIAWGDLLYHKDKTTAEDNAVLLLRFEGGQMSVSETSWTARGGLDLRNEVYGTDGVIFTDVTRSTPMRAFTLRGSGYVVEKGEADIGWVFPCVDEAWIYGYHEEMHHFVECVEKGITPRETFEDGYIVNVILDTAYKSMKSKKWEEINL